Proteins found in one Anopheles aquasalis chromosome 3, idAnoAquaMG_Q_19, whole genome shotgun sequence genomic segment:
- the LOC126578115 gene encoding uncharacterized protein LOC126578115 — MHPEDVKSKAFVLEPVQDTGFGTGQQQQQLTQQYLSHQQQQQQQQLYQQAAAFQQEQQHLHPQQTLYHHQQQQQQQHYHQQQQQQQHYQQQHFVRQTAACMSVVPEAKYSSATLRNQQQMEWGDSLATVTTDGRVGVVVGVVGGGGGGASLAASSPMDLGVSHSHHHQQQQDGVVHGTLPFVGSAGGATVLVGTEQRRSTVVHGVVPHMVVISNTAPQYATRSAGGGGGGGGGTVTGGGNDASSGASSSGGYFHDQLTGYGAQQTGAGQQQQQQTHFVEAQSQGYGTVQTTAGMIRTSPNTANSPTGAVALGATTYGRIEHSHPHPPHRTTPTHVPQFMSAAGTAGPGAAGMQLAAAMQAGSPGGAGVPASLLSPVAQQQQQLNQRHSSEFVSGTGPRSTFPTAVSLPTTSPHHQLAVIAANDSLKVVTSASMYGAPIDVPLETEFTIPKVEETNARHDHQHQLQQQHHQQQQQQQQQQQQQQQQMSLPLERQSMDNSACSKAGRVPGRHGSDTESEPLEEVLQIDPLATVDLNSGGRKPDLPDCAKSGGGGGVERRNDAELSSSSSLSATDQGSGQQEQSSTLASKRPVKHVRFSEPLDENSFDGVGGRPRGTVSPHPLGMAGGGVGVGVGPRDHDNEEDDEMDHLSLMDNLPPVESLLVEMDEPLDDEDDEEDDDDDEEEADGVDDDDDDDGDYVYGSTKPGKRTRRRRAGMGGRSAGPAGRPPGRRTKDEESIELELEPLVPVEVEMGEGGDKGDDRLLPPVALICRVCLCEEGGPGGEEGGRQFESLYCTIVPEFQSRSLYSILVAVCHPLLLGSNAGMPDQICGSCKTKLLAAYELHDTCLRNDEMLRRKYQHKPQFAAGAARRIKREALDNGNGEQDGYEHDELDLRYYGGGKRAAQLKEQDAYLYGKQYPLHAAAVMGRTLQPAERATASYNQQGGGGGRWGKSNNQLKIQHISNGPDALRQLKNNNGTGGPGAEGGGAGKQSATFFDYNSFHRVLPNGSHQCTKCLREFKYRSYYKNHFISQHDPTKPFKCRKCHYTFRNERWLSVHMRSHVGPDAYSSLTDAITDGSGGGDPLNAGTGGADGEFACTRCDKAFPIFVLLKRHVVEAHMDPENRGLECPHCLLVFDQQTSFLRHLQKHRKDKLDQQAGPQLSMKDDTTGASSDLRCNVCNIRFPSRAIYMNHMTRKHVLATPSTVATEDADAQLRQCTVCNLRFASRALYAEHLLQKHGLKALADDTEGGDGEGSGETSEREHACTVCSATFARETGLNRHMREKHAEILIEMNSELAYLCRVCSAEFADQEQLQTHADTHTEAERSEAAAAIAAERLDRDAKEGLQSEQQGHQRRNDGDGEVEDDGGSTENAVSPSEIKSEKDMEDGRSREGSGIKMKEEAVPSEENQHATSPADGTEKRQKSSQKTTEAYLPDGFSLVYKCKLCPGRYDQKDLLHAHMGKHMAAMKQEDGTVQAADEDDDEEEDTVGEDEEEDDFDESQQSQQQQQQQQQQQQQQQQQQPSLGGSDNATVSGRQQSSQGNGSTVDDDEEGAEGGEGEEEGKEEAGNTIDPEEVSFNPESGEQMFVCKVCGKVVGTESQFRRHKRVHSTEGRPFECHICFYRFAMKYSYTAHMLRHEMGCDPTQPTRYRCSKCSESFTRRKLLNQHVISAHGGRRMKSSLGAAGVTGGGRWPTVSHGNSGNMNLSGVGPDGAVSGSSSRGSHTCPICSETFTRESVLNGHMKTHTQEAAQMAHSELCYLCRICSSEFESRELYEAHATEAHPGTSTEMVESGDFSLNSTAGGTGQLLVSEDGQILQNDTTNPTASVSGDVSGVDDSNGLLQSLAIGDNAGGCTLIYKCKLCSGRFIKKKALDWHLKTHRSIVQQGDGVATLPDLGPDVEQSKIFKCPVCPQMFDSEVVYAEHARTHQRGRPARATVNTLVGSSAYGYAPPPAKRKRSSGGAIIQCHLCKKTFTYRSQLHQHTVLHHQPGKPYECKTCHYSFVHELNLKRHELTHLNDPKPEPKTERNPTDSQEAQDRDDQQLDGDEDNSHLLQPLVLMDGPEDESNGQDAGGGGASGGGGDGEEDQENENGADGSSSIRSSGNTNDLRQWRTKKIKCVICAAVFTHQNQLVTHLQTHIERINDARKRSAPPIAMPLDSGYTPNDRQCKLCHKVFKFSCLLKQHHQLHHAREKPFECRTCHYRFEYKGHLARHRANHHPNEAKDLDDSTTVGGFATSTPTRSSPGLGRRSAAASASAAAATSAAAALMLDDSATAVPRYGGLVTDEVIIAPTTSSSSRSESGVPTHQCPMCSLKFIKARSLAMHMRIHLGGRKLRRVIPADAAPTVALTGGSFTGAGGGAEQRESLVCRICSGAFPTTHELKTHMMTHMGGEAMDLEVPFGISAFNMLHEDMFNDSLDHHGTGGSSSGGGGTAGAGQQNIAGTDERSSSVGGEGSSTRAAGDGRSSDGDYQHEGDDASGGADPLYDGSNLELVLEDNIFDKDFSMRYQQQQQLQQQQQQQQQQLQQQQQQPQQQQRRMRNHNATADDDDDRGAAEEDDDEDDDNDDEVTDGNDEDDDDGAAGGVAEQSSPSVSSSFRRSMNPTRASPQTSGRLRQTQRPTTMGRPPGSASSSKSKIVCELCKKEFLYPCNLNQHKQLHHSKEKPHECRVCHYRFEYSGHLQRHIRQQHEDLAEELLEPVEPVSFDCNFCGESYDTRALLTAHVQAQHKGEKPFQCDQCPASFSYKKSYETHREEHHLKTNNGAFRCNFCKKTFNSAQKVDNHVCIQ, encoded by the exons ATGCATCCCGAGGACGTTAAATCGAAAGCCTTCGTATTGGAACCGGTGCAGGATACTGGTTTTGGAACgggacaacagcaacagcagctaacACAGCAATACctcagccaccagcagcagcaacagcagcagcaactgtacCAGCAGGCCGCCGCCttccagcaggagcagcagcacttgcaTCCCCAGCAGACACTCtaccatcaccaacagcagcagcagcagcagcattatcaccagcagcaacaacagcagcagcactatcagcagcaacatttcgtCCGTCAGACGGCGGCTTGTATGTCGGTGGTGCCGGAAGCGAAGTACAGTAGCGCCACACTTcgtaaccagcagcagatggaatGGGGCGACAGTTTGGCTACAGtcacgacggacggacgtgtGGGAGTGGTGGTCGGAGTGGTGGGCGGTGGAGGAGGCGGTGCGTCGCTGGCCGCTAGCTCACCGATGGATCTCGGTGTGAGCcacagccatcatcatcagcagcagcaggatggtgTCGTGCATGGAACGCTCCCATTCGTTGGCAGTGCGGGCGGTGCTACAGTCCTGGTGGGAACGGAACAGCGTCGTTCGACCGTGGTACACGGTGTAGTACCGCACATGGTGGTCATATCGAACACGGCACCACAGTATGCGACTCgaagcgctggtggtggtggtggtggtggcggtggaacggTGACTGGCGGTGGTAATGATGCTTCATCCGGTGCATCCTCGAGCGGTGGCTACTTTCACGATCAACTGACGGGCTACGGTGCACAACAGACGggcgctggccagcagcagcagcagcagacgcacTTTGTTGAAGCACAGTCCCAGGGCTATGGGACGGTCCAGACGACGGCCGGTATGATACGGACGAGCCCGAACACCGCCAACTCCCCGACCGGTGCCGTGGCACTCGGTGCGACCACTTACGGGCGTATCGAGCACTCCCATCCTCATccaccgcaccgtaccacACCGACGCACGTGCCACAGTTTATGAGTGCGGCCGGTACGGCGGGACCCGGGGCGGCCGGTATGCAGCTGGCAGCCGCTATGCAAGCGGGCAGTCCCGGTGGGGCCGGTGTTCCCGCATCGCTGCTATCACccgtggcgcagcagcagcagcagctaaatCAGCGGCATTCCAGCGAATTTGTGTCCGGTACGGGGCCAAGAAGTACCTTCCCGACGGCTGTTTCACTGCCGACGACGAGTCCCCATCATCAGCTGGCCGTTATCGCGGCAAACGACTCGCTGAAGGTGGTCACCTCGGCCTCGATGTACGGTGCACCGATCGATGTACCGCTCGAGACGGAGTTCACTATTCCGAAGGTGGAGGAAACGAATGCACGgcatgatcatcagcatcagttgcagcaacagcatcaccaacagcagcagcagcagcagcagcaacagcagcaacagcagcaacaaatgtCGCTTCCATTAGAGCGCCAAAGCATGGACAATAGTGCCTGCAGTAAGGCGGGTCGAGTGCCCGGGCGCCACGGGTCGGACACGGAGTCGGAACCGCTCGAAGAGGTGCTACAGATAGACCCGCTGGCAACGGTGGATCTGAATTCCGGTGGCCGGAAACCGGACCTACCCGATTGTGCCAAgagtggaggaggtggaggcgTCGAAAGGCGGAACGATGCGGAactgtcgtcgtcctcttcacTCTCGGCCACCGACCAGGGTTCAGGGCAGCAGGAGCAATCATCAACCCTGGCATCGAAGCGTCCGGTGAAGCACGTACGCTTTTCGGAACCACTGGATGAAAATTCGTTCGACGGGGTCGGTGGTCGACCGCGGGGCACCGTTTCACCGCATCCGCTCGGTATGGCTGGGGGCGGCGttggcgtcggcgtcggtcCACGGGACCACGACaatgaggaggacgacgagatGGATCACCTTTCACTGATGGACAATCTGCCACCCGTCGAGAGCCTGCTGGTGGAGATGGACGAACCCctcgacgatgaggacgatgaggaagatgacgatgatgacgaggaggaggcggatggggtcgatgatgatgatgatgacgatggtgattaTGTTTACGGATCCACCAAACCGGGCAAGCGGACGCGCAGGCGACGTGCTGGTATGGGTGGGAGATCGGCGGGACCCGCCGGAAGGCCTCCCGGGCGAcggacgaaggacgaagaatcgatcgaactcgaGCTGGAACCGCTCGtaccggtggaggtggagatggGTGAGGGTGGCGATAAGGGCGACGATCGGTTGCTCCCACCGGTTGCCCTCATCTGTCGCGTTTGCCTGTGCGAGGAaggtggtcccggtggtgaGGAGGGTGGGCGCCAGTTCGAGTCGCTCTACTGTACGATAGTGCCCGAGTTTCAGTCGCGCAGTCTCTACTCGATCCTGGTGGCCGTTTGCcatccgctgctgctcggcagCAATGCCGGCATGCCGGACCAGATCTGTGGTTCGTGCAAAACGAAACTGCTGGCCGCGTACGAGCTCCACGATACCTGCCTGCGGAACGACGAGATGCTGCGCCGCAAATATCAGCACAAGCCACAGTTCGCGGCCGGTGCCGCCCGGCGCATCAAGCGCGAGGCACTCGATAATGGAAATGGTGAGCAGGATGGTTACGAACATGACGAGCTCGATTTGCGTTACTATGGAG GTGGCAAACGTGCAGCACAGTTGAAGGAACAGGATGCATACCTGTACGGAAAACAGTATCCCTTGCATGCCGCTGCCGTCATGGGCCGTACGTTACAGCCCGCCGAACGAGCAACGGCGTCCTACAATCAGCagggtggcggcggtggccgttGGGGTAAGAGCAACAATCAGCTCAAGATCCAGCACATCTCCAACGGACCGGACGCGTTGCGCCAGTTgaagaacaacaacggcaCTGGTGGCCCAGGGgcggaaggtggtggtgctggcaagCAGTCGGCCACCTTCTTCGACTACAATTCGTTCCACCGGGTGCTGCCGAACGGGAGCCACCAGTGTACCAAGTGTTTGCGCGAGTTTAAGTACCGGAGTTACTACAAGAACCATTTCATCAGTCAGCACGATCCGACCAAACCGTTCAAGTGCCGCAAGTGTCACTACACCTTCCGCAACGAGCGCTGGCTGAGCGTGCACATGCGTTCGCACGTCGGCCCGGACGCGTACAGTTCCCTCACGGATGCCATCACCGACggtagtggcggtggagatCCGCTGAATGCTGGTACGGGTGGGGCGGACGGTGAGTTCGCTTGCACCCGGTGTGACAAGGCGTTCCCCATCTTTGTGCTGCTGAAGCGGCACGTCGTGGAAGCGCACATGGACCCGGAAAACCGTGGTCTCGAGTGTCCGCACTGCTTGCTGGTGTTCGATCAGCAGACCAGCTTCCTGCGCCATTTGCAGAAGCACCGCAAGGACAAGCTGGACCAGCAGGCGGGTCCGCAATTGTCGATGAAAGATGATACCACCGGTGCCAGTTCCGATTTGCGGTGCAACGTTTGCAACATTCGCTTCCCAAGCCGTGCTATCTACATGAACCATATGACACGGAAGCACGTTCTGGCGACTCCCTCGACGGTGGCTACCGAAGATGCCGACGCACAGTTGCGCCAGTGCACGGTTTGCAATCTTCGCTTCGCGAGTCGTGCCCTGTACGCGGAACATTTGTTGCAGAAGCACGGCCTGAAGGCACTGGCGGACGATACGGAaggcggtgacggtgagggTAGTGGCGAAACGTCAGAGCGAGAACACGCATGTACCGTCTGTTCGGCAACGTTTGCGCGCGAAACTGGCCTCAACAGGCACATGCGAGAGAAGCATGCCGAGATACTGATCGAAATGAACAGCGAGCTTGCCTACCTTTGTCGCGTGTGCTCCGCTGAGTTTGCCGACCAGGAGCAACTGCAGACGCACGCCGATACGCACACGGAAGCGGAACGGTCGGAAGCTGCGGCTGCCATTGCTGCGGAGCGTCTCGATCGTGACGCAAAGGAAGGTTTACAATCAGAGCAGCAAGGGCACCAGCGTCgtaacgatggtgacggtgaggTAGAGGACGATGGTGGTTCAACGGAGAATGCCGTTTCTCCCAGTGAGATAAAATCGGAAAAGGACATGGAAGACGGAAGGTCCAGGGAAGGCTCTGGAATCAAAATGAAAGAGGAAGCGGTTCCAAGCGAGGAGAATCAGCACGCAACGTCACCCGCCGACGGTACGGAGAAGAGGCAGAAATCATCACAGAAAACGACCGAAGCCTACTTGCCCGATGGGTTTTCGCTGGTGTACAAGTGCAAGCTATGCCCTGGCCGATACGACCAGAAGGATCTGCTGCACGCCCACATGGGAAAGCATATGGCGGCAATGAAACAGGAGGATGGTACTGTTCAAGCtgcggacgaggacgatgacgaggaggaggatacTGTTGGCgaagacgaggaggaagacgacTTTGATGAGTCGCAacaatcgcagcagcaacagcagcaacagcagcagcagcagcagcaacagcagcaacaacaaccatcgctTGGTGGTAGTGACAACGCAACCGTCAGTGGACGTCAGCAATCGAGCCAAGGAAACGGCAGCACCgtggatgacgacgaggaaggCGCAGAAGGTGGGGAAGgcgaagaggaaggaaaagaggagGCAGGTAATACGATCGATCCGGAGGAAGTGTCGTTTAATCCGGAATCCGGTGAGCAGATGTTTGTGTGTAAGGTGTGCGGCAAGGTAGTCGGCACGGAGTCCCAGTTCCGGCGCCACAAGCGCGTCCACTCGACCGAGGGTCGGCCATTCGAGTGCCACATTTGTTTCTATCGGTTCGCGATGAAGTACAGCTACACGGCGCACATGCTGCGCCACGAGATGGGCTGCGATCCGACGCAACCGACCCGATACCGGTGCTCCAAGTGTTCGGAATCGTTCACACGCCGTAAGCTACTCAATCAGCACGTGATCAGTGCGCACGGTGGCCGACGGATGAAGTCGTCATTGGGAGCGGCGGGCgttactggtggtggtcgatggccAACGGTTTCCCACGGAAATAGTGGCAACATGAACCTGTCCGGTGTCGGTCCGGATGGTGCtgtcagtggcagcagtagccgtGGTAGCCACACCTGTCCAATCTGCTCGGAAACGTTCACGCGCGAGAGTGTGCTGAATGGACATATGAAGACGCACACGCAGGAGGCGGCCCAGATGGCACACTCGGAGTTATGCTACCTGTGCCGCATCTGCAGCAGTGAGTTTGAATCACGCGAACTGTACGAAGCGCACGCCACCGAAGCTCATCCCGGTACATCGACGGAGATGGTGGAATCGGGCGATTTTTCGCTTAACAGCACAGCCGGTGGTACTGGGCAGCTGTTGGTGAGTGAAGATGGACAGATTCTGCAGAATGATACGACCAACCCGACGGCGTCAGTGAGTGGTGATGTGAGTGGTGTGGACGATAGCAATGGTTTGCTGCAGTCGTTAGCTATCGGTGACAATGCTGGCGGCTGTACGTTAATCTACAAATGCAAACTCTGTTCCGGGCGATTCATTAAGAAGAAAGCCCTGGACTGGCATCTGAAGAcgcatcgttcgatcgtacAGCAGGGTGACGGTGTGGCGACACTACCCGATCTCGGGCCGGATGTGGAACAGTCCAAGATTTTCAAATGTCCCGTATGCCCGCAG ATGTTTGACAGTGAGGTGGTCTATGCTGAACATGCCCGTACCCATCAGCGCGGTCGACCGGCACGTGCTACAGTGAATACGCTAGTAGGCAGTAGTGCCTACGGTtatgcgcctccaccggcGAAGCGCAAACGCTCGTCCGGTGGCGCCATCATCCAGTGTCACCTTTGCAAGAAAACGTTCACCTACCGAAGTCAGCTGCATCAGCACACGGTGCTGCATCATCAGCCGGGTAAACCGTACGAGTGCAAAACGTGTCATTACAGcttcgttcacgagctgaatCTGAAACGCCACGAGCTAACGCATTTGAACGATCCCAAACCGGAGCCCAAAACCGAACGTAATCCGACGGACTCGCAGGAGGCACAGGATCGTGATGATCAGCAGCTGGACGGGGATGAGGATAACTCTCATCTGCTGCAGCCTCTCGTACTGATGGATGGGCCGGAAGATGAATCGAATGGTCAGGatgccggcggtggcggcgccagtggtggaggtggtgacggtgaagaGGATCAAGAGAACGAGAATGGGGccgatggtagcagcagcatcaggtcGTCCGGAAACACGAACGATCTGCGCCAGTGGAGGAcgaagaaaatcaaatgcGTCATCTGTGCGGCCGTGTTTACGCATCAAAACCAACTGGTGACTCATCTGCAGACGCATATCGAGCGGATTAATGATGCACGGAAGCGATCGGCGCCTCCGATTGCCATGCCACTGGACAGTGGTTACACGCCGAACGATCGACAGTGCAAACTGTGCCACAAGGTGTTCAAGTTTAGCTGCCTGCTcaaacagcaccatcagctgCACCATGCGCGTGAGAAACCGTTCGAGTGTCGCACCTGCCACTACCGGTTCGAGTACAAGGGCCATCTGGCACGGCATCGTGCCAACCATCATCCGAACGAGGCGAAAGATCTCGATGATTCGACCACGGTGGGAGGTTTTGCGACCTCTACGCCGACACGCTCTTCACCTGGACTGGGGCGACGATCAGCGGCTGCATCGGCATCAGCGGCCGCTGCGACgtctgcagcggcagcacttATGCTGGATGACAGTGCAACTGCAGTCCCGCGGTACGGTGGGTTGGTAACGGACGAGGTAATCATTGCACCGACAACGAGCTCTTCCTCCCGATCGGAGAGCGGCGTCCCGACGCACCAGTGTCCGATGTGTTCTCTTAAGTTCATCAAAGCCCGCTCACTGGCGATGCACATGCGTATCCATCTCGGTGGAAGAAAGCTGCGTCGCGTGATACCGGCCGATGCGGCACCGACGGTGGCACTGACCGGTGGCTCGTttactggtgccggtggtggcgccgaGCAGCGGGAATCGCTGGTGTGTCGCATCTGTTCCGGTGCGTTCCCAACGACGCACGAGCTGAAGACGCACATGATGACGCATATGGGCGGTGAAGCGATGGACCTTGAGGTACCGTTCGGGATCAGTGCGTTCAATATGCTGCACGAGGATATGTTCAACGATTCGCTCGATCATCACGGAACCGGTGGATCGTcgtctggtggtggaggaacggCTGGCGCTGGGCAACAAAATATCGCAGGAACCGATGAGCGAAGTAGTAGCGTTGGTGGCGAAGGTAGCAGCACACGGGCGGCGGGCGATGGTCGTAGCTCCGATGGTGACTATCAGCACGAGGGTGACGatgctagtggtggtgctgatccTCTTTACGATGGTTCCAATCTGGAACTCGTGCTAGAGGACAACATCTTTGACAAAGATTTCAGCATGCgctaccagcaacaacagcaacttcagcagcaacaacagcagcaacaacagcagctccaacagcagcaacagcaaccgcagcagcaacagcgccgcATGAGAAATCATAACGCCactgccgacgatgacgatgatcgtgGAGCGgccgaggaggacgatgatgaggatgatgataacgatgatgaggtgaccgatggcaacgatgaggatgatgatgatggtgccgctggtggcgTTGCTGAGCAGTCTTCCCCGTCGGTTTCGTCGAGCTTCCGCCGGAGTATGAATCCAACGCGCGCCAGCCCGCAGACGAGTGGTCGTTTGAGGCAAACCCAGCGCCCAACGACAATGGGGCGACCGCCGGGTTCGGCGTCTTCCAGCAAGAGCAAAATTGTGTGTGAGCTGTGCAAGAAGGAGTTCCTCTATCCGTGCAATCTCAACCAGCATAAACAGCTGCACCATTCGAAGGAGAAACCGCACGAGTGCCGCGTCTGTCACTATCGTTTTGAGTACAGTGGCCACCTGCAGCGGCACATCCGCCAGCAGCATGAGGATTTGGCCGAGGAGCTGCTCGAACCGGTTGAGCCGGTGTCGTTCGATTGTAACTTTTGCGGTGAATCGTACGATACACGAG CTCTTTTAACGGCTCACGTCCAGGCTCAGCACAAGGGCGAGAAACCGTTCCAGTGTGACCAATGTCCGGCTTCGTTCAGCTACAAAAAGTCCTATGAAACACATCGAGAGGAACATCACCTGA AAACCAACAATGGAGCATTCAGGTGTAATTTCTGTAAGAAAAC ATTCAACAGTGCACAAAAGGTAGACAACCATGTATGCATACAATAG
- the LOC126578118 gene encoding zinc finger protein 771-like encodes MSLEFCRLCLTAVDVECSIHEPARGEETCYELLSRILHPHELPDDGSDEWPTKICKECKRKTLDAYELYELCLSSGERIRQMFSVDCKRSLSPEVETVDCNATVEAELLLFVSDEQQDLQEDLNPMAFNEEPSNASPEPVEETQSHLQSEGYSCILCIGATFPSQSELSGHLKDHHGDQCDYCEPCRRAFLDREKYVAHKKCHDLGRTHFCTICEKGFRTAEAHRLHVLSHDAPFLCAECGKKFETKSNLKQHMKRHSNVRPFACKLCPSKFHSKGELKTHQYTHSKVKQFSCDMCGALFTKNSSLAKHQRIHTGIRPFSCEACSRSFYTSDLLKRHMLTHTGERPYKCTYCIRSFTQSNDLVKHMRTHIGTNIYKCDRCDASHRLLSELRDHYKVHYQSEEGKGSGSAESTAGEGGNRDFRFTTTNILKLHHTPKKCLRKE; translated from the exons ATGTCGCTAGAGTTTTGTCGCCTTTGCCTAACAGCCGTCGATGTGGAGTGCAGCATTCACGAACCAGCAAGGGGCGAAGAAACGTGTTACGAACTGCTGTCCAGGATACTTCATCCGCACGAGCTCCCGGACGATGGCAGTGATGAGTGGCCAACGAAAATCTGTAAAGAATGCAAGCGCAAGACCCTCGACGCATACGAACTGTACGAACTGTGTTTGTCCAGCGGCGAAAGGATACGACAAATGTTCTCGGTGGACTGTAAACGCTCGCTGTCTCCCGAAGTCGAGACCGTTGATTGTAATGCTACTGTCGAAGCGGAGCTGCTCCTTTTTGTCTCCGATGAGCAGCAGGATTTGCAAGAGGATCTCAACCCGATGGCGTTCAACGAGGAACCATCGAATGCCAGCCCTGAACCCGTGGAGGAAACACAAAGCCACTTGCAATCGGAGGGTTACTCGTGTATCCTTTGCATTGGCGCAACATTCCCATCACAATCGGAACTGTCCGGTCATTTGAAGGATCATCACGGTGATCAATGCGACTACTGCGAACCCTGCAGGAGAGCGTTCCTGGACCGGGAAAAGTATGTGGCCCACAAGAAATGCCACGATCTCGGCCGTACGCATTTCTGCACCATCTGTGAAAAAGGTTTTCGAACCGCTGAAGCGCACCGGCTTCATGTGTTGTCGCACGATGCACCGTTCTTGTGTGCGGAATGTGGCAAAAAGTTTGAAACGAAAAGTAATCTTAAGCAACACATGAAACGGCATTCGAACGTGAGGCCGTTTGCCTGCAAGCTGTGCCCATctaaattccattccaaag GCGAATTAAAGACACACCAGTATACCCACTCCAAGGTGAAGCAGTTCAGTTGTGATATGTGTGGCGCGCTGTTTACCAAAAACTCCTCGCTGGCCAAACATCAGCGTATTCACACAG GGATACGTCCGTTCAGCTGTGAGGCTTGTAGCAGAAG CTTCTATACATCGGACCTCCTGAAACGCCATATGCTAACCCACACGGGAGAGCGACCGTACAAATGTACATACTGCATCCGTTCGTTCACGCAGAGCAACGATCTTGTGAAGCACATGCGAACCCACATCGGCACCAACATTTACAAGTGCGATCGTTGTGACGCCTCGCATCGGTTGCTGTCGGAGCTGCGCGATCACTACAAGGTACACTACCAGtcggaggaagggaagggaagtggTAGTGCGGAATCCACCGCCGGCGAGGGAGGGAATCGAGATTTTCGCTTCACCACTACCAACATTTTGAAGCTACACCATACACCAAAGAAGTGTCTaaggaaggaataa
- the LOC126578119 gene encoding nuclear pore glycoprotein p62 yields MNFSFGTPTTTTATTGGFSLGAPATSTAPTGFSFGAAPAFGATAAPAATGLSLNPTSAAPAPASSGGLPTLSFGASLGTTGATAATGNAVAPTAAAAAAGTATLGATATPANPLAPSLGVPAVTTATPAAATAAPLTLGGFGSSKPAEQPAGALSNPAVTTSQPATLTLGTTNATTAPLSGSTGATGASLTTTTQTTQSAAAASGQQLKFFQLEEFINKWTLELEEQEKLFTNQATQVNAWDNMLLANGEKIVALNEAVVKVKAEQNAMEQELEFITAQHTELEECIVPLEQELSRNVQIDLERGQTYSMAETLDSQLKQMYEDLKEVIEHLNDANKYTDPNDPLVQIGKILNAHMNSLQWIESSTTAITNRLEEINKMHETLRKDNERSFRLTYYDQ; encoded by the coding sequence ATGAACTTCTCGTTCGGTACCCCCACTACAACGACCGCTACCACCGGTGGGTTTTCCCTTGGTGCGCCAGCTACTAGCACCGCACCGACTGGattttcgttcggtgcagCTCCGGCTTTCGGagcaaccgcagcaccggCGGCCACCGGACTTTCGCTCAACCCAACGTCCGCTGCTCCGGCGCCTGCTTCATCTGGCGGTTTGCCGACGCTGTCTTTTGGTGCATCACTCGGAACCACGGGAGCTACAGCGGCCACAGGGAACGCGGttgcaccgacagcagcagcagcagcagccggtaccGCTACACTTGGTGCAACGGCAACACCGGCAAACCCACTTGCACCCTCGCTCGGGGTCCCAGCCGTCACAACAGCAACCCCTGCGGCTGCCACGGCCGCTCCACTCACACTCGGTGGCTTCGGTTCGTCGAAACCGGCCGAACAACCGGCGGGTGCGCTGAGCAATCCCGCGGTAaccacaagccagccagcgacacTAACGCTCGGAACGACCAATGCAACGACAGCACCACTGAGCGGAAGTACTGGGGCAACGGGAGCCAGCCTGACCACAACCACGCAGACGACACAGTCGGCCGCCGCAGCTTCCGGGCAGCAGCTGAAGTTTTTCCAGCTGGAAGAGTTCATCAACAAATGGACGCTTGAGCTTGAGGAACAGGAGAAGCTGTTTACCAACCAGGCAACGCAGGTGAACGCCTGGGATAACATGCTGCTGGCAAACGGGGAGAAGATTGTGGCGCTCAACGAAGCCGTCGTGAAGGTGAAGGCAGAACAGAATGCTATGGAGCAGGAGCTGGAATTTATAACGGCTCAGCACACGGAACTGGAGGAGTGCATCGTACCGCTGGAGCAGGAGCTATCGCGCAACGTACAGATTGATCTGGAGCGTGGCCAAACCTACTCGATGGCGGAAACGCTCGATTCACAGCTGAAGCAGATGTACGAGGATCTGAAAGAGGTGATCGAGCACCTGAACGATGCGAACAAGTATACCGATCCGAACGATCCGCTGGTGCAAATCGGAAAGATCCTGAACGCGCACATGAACTCGCTGCAGTGGATCGAatcgtccaccaccgccatcacgaACCGGTTGGAGGAAATCAACAAAATGCACGAAACGCTACGCAAAGACAACGAACGGTCGTTTCGCTTGACCTACTACGATCAGTAA